The following proteins are encoded in a genomic region of Candidatus Methylospira mobilis:
- a CDS encoding ATP-binding response regulator, translating into MNNFVDAIRETTFLVVDDVSAMRGATRSALRHIGADHVLTAPNGAEALKLLKSQPINIVLSDWNMPVMSGIELLAEIRSDPDLYPIPFIMTTAEGYRDRIQRAIDAGVSEILITPYTMELLSERIRRALRWVPALINKAPAANSVAVTAAAGSASGERSTILIVDDTPDNLYLLSELLKDEYRVRVAPDGAKALKICHSDNPPDLVLLDIMMPDMDGFEVAKRMREHPSSETIPVIFVSSMSSDAARAKGLELGAIDFIRKPIEPDVLKPRVRNFMRYVMLRRQLQADYDLMLETARLQEDVKQITRHDMKGPLAGIIGLVQSLAADKAMSGEHKEQLGVVEETVLGLLNMINLSTELFKIERESFRLDPKPVNIDDILRRLVPMYRAAFAVKRLSLRVSSNIARSAAMPQARGDAMLCYSMFQNLIKNACEAAPVDSVIDIKLYMQVQGPLRVVIENKGTVPAAIREHFFDKFVTYGKENGSGLGTYSARLLARAQEGNVDLFVSDDDNISRLTVTLPVMSKS; encoded by the coding sequence GTGAATAACTTTGTCGATGCCATCAGGGAGACTACCTTTCTTGTTGTTGACGACGTGAGCGCGATGCGCGGGGCGACCCGCTCCGCGTTGCGGCACATCGGTGCGGATCATGTTCTGACGGCTCCCAACGGCGCGGAAGCTTTGAAGTTATTGAAGAGTCAGCCAATCAATATCGTGTTGTCCGATTGGAATATGCCGGTGATGAGCGGTATCGAACTGTTGGCGGAAATTCGTTCGGACCCGGATCTTTATCCAATACCGTTTATCATGACCACGGCAGAGGGCTATCGCGATCGCATACAGCGCGCGATCGATGCCGGCGTTTCCGAAATTCTAATCACCCCGTATACCATGGAGTTACTGTCCGAACGGATTCGGCGCGCGTTGCGCTGGGTTCCTGCGCTCATTAATAAAGCACCGGCAGCGAACAGCGTGGCGGTCACAGCGGCAGCCGGGAGTGCGAGTGGCGAGCGCTCCACTATCCTGATCGTCGACGACACGCCGGATAATCTCTATCTGTTGTCGGAGTTGCTAAAGGATGAGTATCGTGTTCGTGTCGCTCCGGACGGAGCGAAGGCCCTTAAAATATGCCATTCTGATAATCCGCCCGATCTGGTGCTGCTCGATATCATGATGCCGGACATGGATGGTTTTGAAGTGGCGAAGCGCATGCGCGAGCATCCGAGCTCCGAGACGATACCGGTGATTTTCGTCTCGTCAATGAGCAGTGACGCCGCTCGGGCAAAAGGGTTGGAGCTGGGCGCCATCGACTTTATAAGAAAGCCCATCGAGCCTGATGTTTTGAAGCCGCGTGTGCGCAATTTCATGCGCTATGTGATGCTGCGCAGGCAATTGCAGGCCGATTACGATTTGATGCTGGAGACTGCCCGCTTACAGGAAGATGTCAAACAGATCACCCGGCACGATATGAAAGGGCCTTTGGCGGGCATTATCGGTTTGGTTCAATCTCTGGCCGCAGACAAGGCCATGAGCGGCGAACATAAGGAGCAGTTGGGCGTTGTCGAAGAAACGGTATTGGGATTATTGAACATGATCAACCTGTCCACGGAGCTGTTCAAAATTGAGAGAGAAAGTTTCCGGCTCGATCCAAAACCGGTCAATATAGATGACATTTTGCGCAGGCTAGTCCCCATGTACAGAGCCGCTTTTGCAGTGAAGCGGCTTTCTTTGCGCGTGAGCAGCAATATCGCTCGGAGCGCCGCCATGCCGCAAGCCAGAGGCGACGCCATGCTTTGCTATTCCATGTTTCAGAACCTGATCAAGAATGCTTGTGAGGCCGCGCCGGTCGACAGTGTGATAGATATAAAGCTGTACATGCAGGTGCAGGGACCATTGCGCGTTGTAATCGAAAACAAAGGCACGGTACCGGCAGCCATACGTGAGCATTTCTTTGATAAGTTTGTAACTTACGGAAAAGAGAATGGGAGCGGTTTGGGTACTTATTCTGCGAGGTTGTTGGCCAGGGCTCAGGAGGGCAATGTTGATCTGTTCGTTTCCGACGACGACAATATATCCAGGTTGACGGTTACCTTGCCTGTCATGAGTAAATCCTGA